TAAGCCTCGTGATAAACTCAAAATATTGTATTGGGATAAAACAGGATTCGCTTTATGGTACAAGCGATTAGATGAAGACCGCTTCAAATGGCCACGAAATATAAATAACCTGAATTCTGGATAAAACATGCTTTAAGCGAGGATTAGTTCAAATTCACATTCTGATAGCTTAATTCGTGGCTTTTGTTTTTTTAAACAATAAGCCACAACGCCTGAAATTACATTTAGCATGAAACCAGTCACGCTACGATGACGGCTATGTTCAATTTGAGAGATATTCTTCAATTGGTCATTTATCGTTTCGATAATGTATCTCTTTGATAACATAGCCTTATCAAAAGCACTTATCTCTTTTGCTTTCATGTTTTTTCGCGAGGTAGTCACTAAATCGACATCAGAGTTCTTTAAGCTCTCACTCAACTTTTTACCTATGTACCCTTTATCAGCGTACAATTTCCCCGAGAGTTCTTTGCATAAATCAGGTACAGGAGTCCTATCATTTACATTGCCAGCTGTGATTTTCAGCGAAATAATTTCTCCAAGATGGTTAATCAATAAATGAAGTTTGAAGCCGAAAAACCATCCCATGGTACCTTTTCCTCTTTTCGCAACACCATCAAAGACTTTATGGCGAGGAATTCGAATGTTATGGCATACTTTAAGACTCGTGGAGTCAACAAAAGCAATGCCAGTCGGCTTACCTTTGATAGATTGAAAATAGGCACACATTGGGGCGATTAGGCTAGGCATTTTGCTCACAAATCGAGTGTAGCTAAGTAAATTTGGAAAGTATCCTTTCCAATATTGATGAACTAACCCGATATAGAAGTTCTTGAAATCTCTATGATTTGATTGATGAAAAGCGATGACAATAGTCATACATTCACTAGTAGACATTACTGACTGACGTTTTCTTTTTCTCTCACTAGCCTCAACAAGGTATTTTTCCCATTGAGATAAGAATTGATAACAAAAATCATCGACATCACAAAATATATCAACTAATTTATTCATCTTGCCCACCTTTTAAAATACGTTCAAATAATTCTTGGTCGAAAGATCTGATCGTTAGGTGGGCAAT
The Aliivibrio salmonicida LFI1238 genome window above contains:
- a CDS encoding IS982-like element ISVsa6 family transposase; the encoded protein is MNKLVDIFCDVDDFCYQFLSQWEKYLVEASERKRKRQSVMSTSECMTIVIAFHQSNHRDFKNFYIGLVHQYWKGYFPNLLSYTRFVSKMPSLIAPMCAYFQSIKGKPTGIAFVDSTSLKVCHNIRIPRHKVFDGVAKRGKGTMGWFFGFKLHLLINHLGEIISLKITAGNVNDRTPVPDLCKELSGKLYADKGYIGKKLSESLKNSDVDLVTTSRKNMKAKEISAFDKAMLSKRYIIETINDQLKNISQIEHSRHRSVTGFMLNVISGVVAYCLKKQKPRIKLSECEFELILA